Part of the bacterium genome is shown below.
AAATCCCAATCATTCGATTTTTAGTTTTTTTACAGAATTTTCCCAAAAAAAATGCCCAAAAAATGAAGGAGAAAGTATGAAAAACGTCTGGATGTATTTTCTGATGCTTGTTGCCATGGTCAATGTCATGGTTGCACAGGACAAGAAAATGGAAGTAACTGGTATTCGTGGCGATGTAATTGGACAGATCCAGTTCGCAGGCGGACGAGTTATGGAACTTGCCAAAGCGATTCCGGCAGAGAAATATTCCTGGCGACCGGCGGAAGGAGTTCGTTCCGTTGGCGAAGTCGTCATGCATGTTGCCGGCGGTAATTATTTTTTACTCGGGATGGCCGGAATAAAAGGTAAAGAACTTACCAAAGATTACGAAAAAGAAAGCGATAAAGAAAAAGTCTTAGCCGCTTTAAAAGAATCGATGGAATGGACAAAGGAAAGTGTAGCCAAGATGGCCGACAGCGATCTTGAAACAAAAGTCAAGATTTTTGGAGGGCAGGAATCGACGAAGCGCAACGTCCTTATGATCCTGATCGGACATCATCATGAACATCTTGGGCAGCTTATTGCTTATGCCCGTATGAATGGCATTGCGCCACCGTGGAGTGTTAAAGAATAGTTATAACTTGTTCTTATTAGAAAACCCGGAATTTGATGAATTCCGGGTTTTTTTTTGAATAACCCAAATCGGTCACTTGACTTTTTATACTTTTTTTAGGAAACTCATTCACCTTTTATTGCGTAAAAAATTAACCCTTCTTTTCAAGCCGACTTTAAAAATTATAAACTGACTGTCGATTCAATTCTTATCGTTCTAAACTTTCCTTGGAGTTTTGTCATGAGCCAATCTCACGATGAAAAAAATGTATCCAAAAGATTGTCGCGTCGCAAATTTCTTAAGGGTTTTGGTCTGACGTCTATTGGAGTAGCGGCGGCTGGTGGAGGAATTCTAGGCAACGTTATTCCTGATGACCACGCCAATGGATCCATCATGGGTCCGGAAGCCGTGCCGATCACGCTCAATGTGAATGGAAAAAATTACACCGTTAAAGTCGAACCACGTACCACATTGGTTGAAGCGTTACGAGAACAATTGCATCTCACCGGCACGAAAATCGGATGCGATCGAGGTGCATGTGGTGCGTGCACAGTAATTGTTGACGGTAAAACATTGGCCTCGTGCCTGACATTGGCCATTGACGTTGTCGGTTTGCCAATCCAGACCATCGAAGGTCTGGAAACTAACGGACAAATGCATCCCGTTCAGCAAGCGTTTATCAATGCCGATGCATTGCAATGCGGGTTTTGTACACCGGGAATGATCATGAGTTGCAAAAATTTACTGGATCATAAAGCTAATCCGACGCTGGACGATATCAAAACGGCAACGAGTGGCAATTTATGCCGTTGTGGCACTTATCCCAAAGTTTTCGAAGCGGTTCTTAAGTCTAAAAAGGCATGATCATTATGGCCAG
Proteins encoded:
- a CDS encoding DinB family protein, which produces MKNVWMYFLMLVAMVNVMVAQDKKMEVTGIRGDVIGQIQFAGGRVMELAKAIPAEKYSWRPAEGVRSVGEVVMHVAGGNYFLLGMAGIKGKELTKDYEKESDKEKVLAALKESMEWTKESVAKMADSDLETKVKIFGGQESTKRNVLMILIGHHHEHLGQLIAYARMNGIAPPWSVKE
- a CDS encoding (2Fe-2S)-binding protein, producing the protein MSQSHDEKNVSKRLSRRKFLKGFGLTSIGVAAAGGGILGNVIPDDHANGSIMGPEAVPITLNVNGKNYTVKVEPRTTLVEALREQLHLTGTKIGCDRGACGACTVIVDGKTLASCLTLAIDVVGLPIQTIEGLETNGQMHPVQQAFINADALQCGFCTPGMIMSCKNLLDHKANPTLDDIKTATSGNLCRCGTYPKVFEAVLKSKKA